Proteins from a single region of Microbacterium sp. zg-Y818:
- the purN gene encoding phosphoribosylglycinamide formyltransferase, translating to MLRVAVLISGAGSNLRALLEATTDPAFPAQVVVVGADRQAAGLAHADHFGIPSFVVPWRGAAEREAWGEQLQQQLERWQPDLVVLSGLMKLLPAAVVEAWSPRIVNTHPAYLPEFPGAHGVRDALAAGAARTGASVIVVDSGVDSGPILAQERVPVLPEDDEHTLHERIKPVERRLLIDVVRRIAVGELDLTAASAH from the coding sequence GTGCTCAGGGTCGCCGTCCTCATCTCAGGTGCAGGGTCGAATCTCCGGGCCCTCCTCGAGGCGACGACCGATCCCGCCTTTCCCGCCCAGGTGGTCGTCGTCGGTGCGGACCGGCAAGCCGCCGGTCTCGCGCACGCGGACCACTTCGGCATCCCGAGCTTCGTCGTCCCCTGGCGCGGCGCCGCCGAGCGCGAGGCGTGGGGTGAGCAGCTGCAGCAGCAGCTCGAGCGCTGGCAGCCGGACCTCGTCGTGCTGAGCGGTCTGATGAAGCTGCTGCCCGCCGCCGTCGTCGAGGCGTGGTCGCCGCGCATCGTCAACACGCATCCGGCCTACCTCCCCGAGTTCCCCGGCGCGCACGGCGTGCGCGACGCCCTCGCTGCCGGCGCCGCCCGTACCGGGGCGAGCGTCATCGTCGTCGACAGCGGTGTCGACTCCGGGCCCATCCTCGCGCAGGAGCGCGTGCCGGTGCTGCCCGAGGACGACGAGCACACCCTGCACGAGCGCATCAAGCCCGTCGAGCGGCGCCTGCTGATCGACGTCGTCCGCCGTATCGCCGTCGGTGAGCTGGACCTCACCGCGGCATCCGCACACTGA
- a CDS encoding ABC transporter ATP-binding protein: MSSSPQRLSTPRALARLLPFVKPVMPRLIGGLIAAFGAALVSLLIPLVLEAAVDGPIATGDIPLIVWAAAGVLVLGVLEAFFVWLRRAFVLSPATGVEYEIRQQFYRRLQRLPVSFHDRWQSGQLLSRMMQDINLIRRWLAFGSILLLVNVLTIIIGAFFLFRWHWALGATFLVVSIPLWFFGFRFERTYGVLARQSQDQAGDLATSVEESVHGIRVLKAFGRGKHALQKFTAQVQTLRTTELRKAREVGVLWFWLEVVPMVAFAVCLLIGIWLASEDQLTVGELFAFFAMATALRWPLESLGFLFAFLVDARTATDRVFEVLDETNDIVDPVNPKTIAQPRGELAFRGVHFRYQDAGADERDLLDGIDLVLQPGETMALVGLTGSGKTTLTTLPARLYDVTEGAVELDGVNVRDLTLEDLRRHVAMAFEDATLFSSSVRENVLLGRDDLRPDSPEADAVLAESLAIAQAQFVHELPEGVDTLVGEEGLSLSGGQRQRLALARAVAARPSVLVLDDPLSALDVDTEALVEAALRRVLATTTALIVAHRPSTVAMADRVAVLEAGRITAVGTHSELLRTSEHYRYVISSFEAEERTQRETEVNL, translated from the coding sequence ATGTCTTCCTCGCCTCAGAGACTCTCCACACCCCGTGCGCTCGCGCGACTCCTGCCGTTCGTCAAACCCGTGATGCCGCGTCTCATCGGCGGCCTCATCGCCGCGTTCGGTGCCGCGCTGGTCAGCCTGCTGATCCCGCTCGTCCTCGAAGCCGCCGTCGACGGCCCCATCGCGACCGGTGACATTCCGCTCATCGTCTGGGCGGCGGCGGGTGTGCTGGTGCTCGGCGTGCTCGAGGCCTTCTTCGTCTGGCTCCGCCGCGCGTTCGTCCTCAGCCCGGCCACCGGCGTCGAGTACGAGATCCGTCAGCAGTTCTACCGTCGGCTGCAGCGCCTGCCGGTGTCGTTCCACGACCGCTGGCAGTCCGGTCAGCTGCTCAGCCGCATGATGCAGGACATCAACCTGATCCGCCGGTGGCTCGCGTTCGGCTCGATCCTGCTGCTGGTGAACGTGCTCACGATCATCATCGGCGCCTTCTTCCTCTTCCGCTGGCATTGGGCGCTGGGCGCCACGTTCCTCGTGGTGTCGATCCCGCTGTGGTTCTTCGGATTCCGATTCGAGCGCACGTACGGCGTGCTGGCGCGTCAGAGCCAGGACCAGGCCGGGGACCTCGCCACGTCGGTGGAAGAGAGCGTGCACGGCATCCGCGTGCTCAAGGCCTTCGGCCGCGGCAAGCACGCGCTGCAGAAGTTCACCGCGCAGGTGCAGACGCTGCGCACCACCGAGCTGCGCAAGGCGCGCGAGGTGGGTGTGCTCTGGTTCTGGCTTGAGGTCGTACCGATGGTGGCGTTCGCCGTGTGCCTGCTCATCGGCATCTGGCTCGCCAGCGAGGATCAGCTCACGGTGGGAGAGCTCTTCGCCTTCTTCGCGATGGCGACGGCGCTGCGCTGGCCGCTCGAGTCGCTCGGCTTCCTCTTCGCCTTCCTCGTCGACGCCCGTACGGCCACCGACCGCGTGTTCGAGGTGCTCGATGAGACCAACGACATCGTCGACCCGGTGAACCCGAAGACGATCGCCCAGCCCCGCGGTGAGCTGGCCTTCCGCGGCGTGCACTTCCGGTATCAGGATGCCGGTGCCGACGAGCGCGACCTGCTCGATGGCATCGACCTCGTGCTGCAGCCGGGGGAGACGATGGCCCTCGTCGGCCTCACCGGCTCGGGCAAGACCACCCTCACCACCCTGCCCGCGCGCCTCTACGACGTCACCGAGGGTGCGGTGGAGCTGGACGGCGTCAACGTGCGCGACCTCACCCTCGAGGACCTGCGCCGGCACGTTGCGATGGCCTTCGAGGATGCCACGCTGTTCTCCTCGTCGGTGCGCGAGAATGTGCTGCTCGGCCGTGACGACCTGCGCCCCGACAGCCCCGAGGCCGACGCCGTGCTGGCGGAATCCCTCGCCATCGCACAGGCGCAGTTCGTGCACGAACTGCCAGAAGGCGTCGACACCCTCGTCGGCGAGGAGGGGCTGAGCCTGTCCGGTGGGCAGCGTCAGCGCCTGGCGCTGGCGCGTGCCGTGGCGGCGCGTCCGAGCGTGCTGGTGCTGGACGACCCGCTGTCGGCGCTCGACGTCGACACCGAGGCCCTCGTCGAGGCGGCGCTGCGACGAGTGCTGGCGACCACGACCGCGCTCATCGTGGCCCACCGCCCGTCCACGGTCGCCATGGCCGACCGTGTGGCGGTGCTCGAGGCGGGCCGCATCACGGCCGTCGGCACCCACAGCGAACTGCTGCGCACGAGCGAGCACTACCGATACGTCATCTCGAGCTTCGAAGCCGAGGAACGCACCCAGCGCGAGACGGAGGTGAACCTGTGA
- a CDS encoding ABC transporter ATP-binding protein: MSASSVQGTSGEDRDDYTQEESRTIRRRSLRLLWSLVRPMKGLLVLTGLVLVASTGLRVLGPALIAWGINEALPRAVEYADWMPAFGVTAMYLVSGVMGALLIAWYVLLSARLTQAVLMDLRTRIFRHTQRLSLEFHETYTSGRIISRQTSDLESIRELLDGGLNQLVQGALYGVFTLVALFLVDWQSGLILVVMGLPLFLLMRWFYRESQKGFRLSRVVSARLIVQFVETMTGIRAVKAFRKEKRNDAEFGEISADYRRVNLKLVRLFGILDPGLILIANVTMAIVLLWGALRVVDGSFLIGSLLAVVLYIRNFFSPLEEIAMFLNSYQSATAALEKVSGILEEEPTVPDPAVPVDLWHARGHVRFDGVEFGYGAGRTILPDFSLDIPAGQTVALVGTTGAGKSTLAKLVSRFYDPSRGEVSLDGVDLRDLHPKDLRRAIVMVTQEAYLFSGTIADNIALGKPDATMDEIVAAARAVGADAFIQALPDGYSTDVNKRGGRVSAGQRQLISFARAFLADPAVLILDEATASLDMPSERMIQEALQTLLSDRTAIIIAHRLSTVAIADRVLVMEHGRIIEDDTPAALIAGTGKFAQLHAAWRESLV; encoded by the coding sequence GTGAGCGCGTCCAGCGTCCAGGGGACCAGCGGCGAAGACCGCGACGACTACACCCAGGAAGAAAGCCGCACGATCCGGCGCCGCTCGCTGCGGCTGCTGTGGTCGCTCGTGCGCCCCATGAAGGGGCTGCTGGTGCTGACGGGGTTGGTGCTGGTCGCCTCTACCGGTCTGCGGGTCCTCGGCCCCGCCCTCATCGCGTGGGGGATCAACGAGGCCCTGCCGCGTGCCGTGGAATACGCCGACTGGATGCCGGCCTTCGGCGTGACGGCGATGTACCTCGTGTCGGGCGTGATGGGTGCCCTGCTCATCGCCTGGTACGTGCTGCTGTCGGCACGGCTGACCCAGGCCGTGCTGATGGACCTGCGCACGCGCATCTTCCGTCACACCCAGCGGCTGAGCCTGGAGTTCCACGAGACCTACACCTCTGGACGCATCATCTCGCGGCAGACGAGCGACCTGGAGTCGATCCGGGAACTCCTCGACGGGGGACTGAACCAACTCGTGCAGGGGGCGCTGTACGGCGTCTTCACGCTGGTCGCGCTCTTCCTCGTGGACTGGCAGTCGGGCCTCATCCTCGTCGTCATGGGCTTGCCGCTGTTCCTCCTCATGCGCTGGTTCTACCGGGAATCCCAGAAGGGCTTCCGCCTGTCGCGGGTCGTCAGTGCGCGACTGATCGTGCAGTTCGTCGAGACGATGACCGGCATCCGCGCGGTGAAGGCTTTCCGAAAGGAGAAGCGCAACGACGCCGAGTTCGGCGAGATCTCGGCGGACTACCGCCGGGTGAACCTGAAGCTCGTGCGCCTGTTCGGCATCCTCGACCCCGGCCTGATCCTCATCGCCAACGTGACGATGGCGATCGTGCTGCTGTGGGGCGCGCTGCGGGTCGTGGACGGCTCGTTCCTCATCGGCAGCCTGCTGGCGGTGGTGCTCTACATCCGCAACTTCTTCAGCCCGCTGGAGGAGATCGCGATGTTCCTCAACTCCTACCAGTCGGCAACCGCCGCGCTCGAGAAGGTGTCGGGCATCCTCGAGGAGGAGCCGACCGTCCCCGACCCGGCCGTGCCGGTGGACCTCTGGCACGCCCGCGGTCACGTGCGCTTCGACGGCGTCGAGTTCGGATACGGCGCGGGCCGCACGATCCTGCCCGACTTCTCGCTCGACATCCCCGCCGGCCAGACCGTGGCCCTGGTGGGGACGACGGGTGCGGGCAAATCCACGCTGGCCAAGCTCGTGTCGCGGTTCTACGACCCGAGCCGCGGCGAGGTGAGCCTGGACGGTGTGGATCTGCGCGACCTGCACCCGAAGGATCTGCGGCGCGCGATCGTCATGGTCACGCAGGAGGCGTACCTGTTCAGTGGCACCATCGCCGACAACATCGCGCTCGGAAAGCCCGACGCGACGATGGACGAGATCGTGGCTGCGGCACGCGCGGTCGGCGCCGACGCGTTCATCCAGGCGCTGCCCGACGGGTACAGCACCGACGTCAACAAGCGCGGCGGCCGGGTGTCGGCCGGTCAGCGTCAGCTGATCTCGTTCGCCCGCGCGTTCTTGGCCGATCCTGCGGTGCTCATCCTCGACGAGGCGACCGCCTCGCTGGACATGCCCAGTGAGCGGATGATCCAGGAGGCGCTGCAGACGCTGCTGTCGGACCGCACCGCGATCATCATCGCGCACCGACTGTCGACGGTCGCGATCGCCGACCGCGTGCTGGTCATGGAGCACGGCCGCATCATCGAGGACGACACTCCGGCGGCCCTCATCGCCGGCACCGGCAAGTTCGCCCAGCTGCATGCCGCCTGGCGGGAGTCGCTGGTCTGA
- a CDS encoding NAD(P)/FAD-dependent oxidoreductase, translating to MTERTYDVVVIGAGAVGENAADRAVQGGLTTVIVEAELVGGECSYWACMPSKALLRAPSALRAARAVAGAREAVTGDLDVAAVLRRRDGITHDWSDEGQVQWLDGAGIDLVRGHARLTGIRRVEVASADGTTTTLVARHAVVVATGSAALLPDVAGLADIQPWTSRDATSAETVPESLAIIGGGVVAAEMATAYAAFGAAVTLIVRSRLLGSMEPFAGEFVAASLSAAGVDIRRGVEVLRAEREQGADAVLHLSDGTRVAAAEVLVATGRTPRTGDLGLDAVGLSPGDWLETDDTMRVHGTDWLYAVGDVTGRALLTHQGKYQARAAGDVIAARARGGAVQDAPWGAHVATADRAAVPQVTFTDPEVASVGLTAKAATDAGLRTRVLDYDLASVAGASVYADDYRGQARAVVDEDRGVLVGATFVGPDVAELLQAATIAVVGEVPLERLWHAVPAYPTVSEVWLRWLEAYGRPTP from the coding sequence ATGACCGAGCGCACCTACGACGTCGTCGTCATCGGAGCCGGAGCCGTCGGCGAGAACGCCGCCGACCGCGCCGTGCAGGGCGGACTGACGACGGTCATCGTCGAGGCCGAGCTGGTCGGCGGCGAGTGCTCGTACTGGGCATGCATGCCGTCCAAGGCGCTGCTTCGGGCCCCCTCCGCGCTCCGCGCCGCCCGTGCCGTCGCCGGGGCGCGCGAAGCGGTGACCGGCGACCTCGACGTCGCCGCGGTGCTCCGCCGACGTGACGGCATCACCCACGACTGGTCCGACGAGGGCCAGGTGCAGTGGCTCGACGGCGCCGGCATCGACCTGGTGCGCGGTCACGCGCGCCTGACCGGTATCCGTCGTGTCGAGGTCGCCTCCGCCGATGGCACCACGACCACGCTGGTCGCCCGGCACGCGGTCGTCGTCGCGACCGGTTCGGCCGCGCTCCTGCCCGACGTCGCCGGCCTCGCTGACATCCAACCGTGGACGAGCAGGGATGCCACCAGCGCCGAGACCGTGCCGGAGTCGCTGGCCATCATCGGCGGCGGGGTCGTCGCCGCCGAGATGGCGACGGCGTACGCCGCGTTCGGGGCCGCGGTCACCCTCATCGTGCGCTCGCGCCTGCTCGGGTCGATGGAGCCGTTCGCGGGCGAGTTCGTGGCGGCATCCCTCAGCGCGGCGGGTGTCGACATCCGCCGAGGAGTGGAGGTCCTCCGTGCCGAGCGGGAGCAGGGGGCGGATGCCGTGCTCCACCTCTCCGACGGCACGCGCGTCGCCGCCGCGGAGGTGCTCGTGGCCACCGGCCGCACGCCCCGCACCGGCGACCTCGGACTCGATGCGGTGGGGCTTTCCCCCGGCGACTGGCTCGAGACCGATGACACGATGCGCGTGCACGGCACCGACTGGCTGTACGCGGTCGGAGACGTGACCGGCCGGGCGCTGCTGACCCACCAGGGCAAGTACCAGGCGCGCGCCGCGGGCGACGTGATCGCCGCGCGCGCCCGCGGGGGCGCCGTGCAGGACGCGCCGTGGGGCGCGCACGTCGCCACCGCCGACCGCGCCGCCGTGCCGCAGGTCACCTTCACCGACCCCGAGGTGGCATCGGTGGGGCTCACGGCGAAGGCCGCGACCGACGCGGGGCTGCGCACCCGCGTGCTCGATTACGATCTGGCATCCGTCGCCGGTGCGTCGGTGTACGCGGACGACTACCGCGGGCAGGCCCGCGCCGTCGTCGACGAGGACCGCGGGGTGCTCGTCGGGGCGACCTTCGTCGGTCCCGATGTCGCAGAGCTGCTGCAGGCCGCGACGATCGCGGTGGTCGGCGAGGTGCCGCTCGAGCGGCTATGGCACGCGGTGCCCGCGTACCCGACCGTCAGCGAGGTGTGGTTGCGCTGGCTCGAGGCCTACGGGCGGCCGACTCCCTGA
- a CDS encoding methylated-DNA--[protein]-cysteine S-methyltransferase, with amino-acid sequence MTALIETIDTADGPFTIVADAEGRVLASGWTADADAMITRIHPALRPETVRAGATDAAGAVLAYYGGDLRAIDRVSVVQQGTALQRAGWDALRRIEPGRPLTYTAFAAAMGQPAAVRAAASICARNAPALFVPCHRVMRADGSLGGFAWGLHIKRALLVHESA; translated from the coding sequence ATGACCGCCCTCATCGAGACCATCGACACCGCCGACGGCCCCTTCACGATCGTCGCCGACGCCGAAGGCCGCGTGCTCGCCTCGGGCTGGACGGCCGACGCGGACGCGATGATCACCCGCATCCACCCGGCGCTGCGCCCTGAGACGGTGCGGGCGGGGGCGACGGATGCCGCCGGTGCCGTCCTCGCCTACTACGGCGGCGACCTGCGGGCGATCGACCGCGTGAGCGTCGTGCAGCAGGGCACCGCGCTGCAGCGGGCCGGCTGGGATGCCCTGCGCCGCATCGAGCCGGGCCGACCGCTGACCTACACCGCCTTCGCCGCGGCGATGGGCCAGCCCGCCGCCGTGCGCGCCGCCGCGTCGATCTGCGCCCGCAACGCGCCGGCGCTCTTCGTGCCGTGCCACCGCGTGATGCGCGCCGACGGCAGCCTAGGCGGCTTCGCGTGGGGCCTTCACATCAAGCGGGCTCTCCTGGTGCACGAGTCCGCCTGA
- a CDS encoding BadF/BadG/BcrA/BcrD ATPase family protein yields the protein MIEPAVLAIDAGQTGIKTRVQWAGAAHEDVFPGIRTHAPLLPQLAQVARAVMARASAPVSVVAAGVSGLTSGEADAGALGRLLTGTAVTRTVLAHDSTTAFLGALGDRRGAVIAAGTGVVTLAVGATTMARVDGWGYLIGDAGSGYWIGREALDAALRDYDGRGPATALRSAAEQRWPCLTEAYIDLQSRDDRVTIIASLATDVAALAESGDAVAQDITRRAARELAHSVTTALYRVDRPADGALPVCALGGVFRAEALRAAFAADIATVDPATELVAPSGQGLDGAVALAALSPRHPLAASVSVSG from the coding sequence ATGATCGAACCGGCGGTGCTGGCGATCGACGCCGGACAGACGGGCATCAAGACGCGCGTGCAGTGGGCCGGTGCGGCGCACGAGGATGTCTTCCCCGGCATCCGCACCCATGCCCCGCTGTTGCCGCAGCTGGCGCAGGTCGCGCGTGCGGTCATGGCGCGCGCGAGCGCACCGGTCTCGGTGGTCGCGGCCGGAGTGTCCGGCCTCACGTCCGGTGAGGCGGATGCCGGTGCGCTCGGGCGATTGCTGACCGGCACCGCGGTGACCCGCACGGTGCTCGCACACGACTCCACGACCGCCTTTCTCGGCGCCCTCGGCGACCGGCGCGGCGCGGTCATCGCCGCGGGCACCGGGGTGGTCACCCTCGCTGTCGGGGCCACCACCATGGCCCGCGTGGACGGGTGGGGATACCTGATCGGCGACGCCGGCAGTGGGTACTGGATCGGGCGGGAGGCGCTGGACGCGGCCCTTCGCGACTACGACGGTCGCGGTCCCGCCACGGCCCTGCGGTCGGCGGCCGAACAGCGGTGGCCGTGCCTGACCGAGGCGTACATCGATCTGCAATCGCGTGACGACCGGGTCACGATCATCGCCTCGCTCGCCACGGATGTCGCCGCACTCGCCGAGTCCGGTGACGCCGTCGCGCAGGACATCACCCGGCGGGCGGCCCGCGAACTCGCGCACAGCGTGACCACGGCCCTGTACCGGGTCGACCGTCCTGCGGATGGCGCCCTGCCCGTCTGCGCGCTGGGCGGCGTCTTCCGCGCCGAGGCGCTGCGTGCCGCATTCGCCGCCGACATCGCCACCGTCGATCCCGCCACCGAACTCGTGGCGCCGTCGGGCCAGGGTCTGGACGGCGCCGTCGCCCTCGCCGCCCTCTCCCCCCGGCATCCGCTCGCGGCGTCGGTCTCGGTGAGCGGGTGA
- the purH gene encoding bifunctional phosphoribosylaminoimidazolecarboxamide formyltransferase/IMP cyclohydrolase encodes MAGPSHDPSLYRPRDIVPVRRALVSVSDKTDLLVLARALADAGVEIVSTGSTAATVREAGFAVTDVASVTGFPESLGGRVKTLHPSVHAGLLADLRLEDHERQLAELGIAPFELVVVNLYPFVETVASGASAEDVVEQIDIGGPAMVRASAKNFANVAVVVSPESYPAVIDAIATGGTSLAQRRELAARAFSHTAAYDTAVSTWFAEQTLAEEGDLPAHLTIKAERLANLRYGENSHQRAAIYTTTGGHGIAQATQLQGKEMSYNNYVDSDAALRAAFDLIKPAVAIIKHANPCGIAVAAPQALDPIASAHLRAHECDPVSAFGGVIAANRTVTLKMAENLRDIFTEVIVAPDFEPEALEVFRLKKNLRVLKLPADWRQEPMDVRLVSGGLLLQDADRFPNEIESLVDGWQLVTGERPADEDLMNLSFAWKTCRAVKSNAIVLAKASATVGIGMGQVNRVDSCRLAVERAGDRAAGSVAASDAFFPFADGVQVLLNAGVRTIIQPGGSVRDEEVIDAVRAAGATMYFTGERHFFH; translated from the coding sequence ATGGCCGGCCCGAGCCACGACCCGTCCCTGTACCGTCCCCGCGACATCGTCCCGGTGCGCCGCGCCCTCGTGTCGGTGAGCGACAAGACCGATCTGCTCGTGCTCGCCCGAGCCCTGGCCGATGCGGGCGTCGAGATCGTCTCGACCGGCTCGACGGCGGCCACCGTGCGCGAGGCGGGCTTCGCCGTGACCGATGTGGCATCCGTCACCGGATTCCCCGAGTCCCTGGGCGGGCGCGTGAAGACCCTGCACCCGAGCGTGCACGCGGGCCTGCTGGCGGACCTGCGCCTGGAGGACCACGAGCGGCAGCTCGCCGAGCTCGGCATCGCGCCGTTCGAGCTCGTGGTGGTGAACCTCTATCCCTTCGTCGAGACGGTCGCCTCGGGTGCGTCCGCCGAGGACGTCGTCGAGCAGATCGACATCGGCGGGCCTGCGATGGTGCGCGCGAGCGCCAAGAACTTCGCCAACGTCGCGGTCGTGGTCTCTCCCGAGTCCTACCCGGCCGTCATCGACGCCATCGCCACCGGCGGCACCTCGCTCGCGCAGCGGCGGGAGCTCGCCGCCCGCGCCTTCTCGCACACCGCCGCGTACGACACGGCCGTGTCGACGTGGTTCGCCGAGCAGACCCTCGCCGAAGAAGGCGACCTGCCCGCGCACCTGACCATCAAGGCCGAGCGGCTGGCGAACCTGCGCTACGGCGAGAACTCGCACCAGCGCGCCGCCATCTACACGACGACGGGCGGGCACGGCATCGCCCAGGCCACCCAGCTGCAGGGCAAGGAGATGTCCTACAACAACTACGTCGACTCCGACGCCGCCCTGCGCGCCGCCTTCGACCTGATCAAGCCCGCCGTGGCGATCATCAAGCACGCCAACCCGTGCGGCATCGCCGTGGCAGCCCCGCAGGCGCTGGATCCGATCGCGTCGGCGCACCTGCGCGCCCACGAGTGCGACCCGGTGTCGGCGTTCGGCGGCGTCATCGCCGCGAACCGCACCGTGACGCTGAAGATGGCCGAGAATCTGCGTGACATCTTCACCGAGGTGATCGTGGCGCCGGACTTCGAGCCCGAGGCGCTGGAGGTGTTCCGGCTCAAGAAGAACCTGCGGGTGCTGAAGCTCCCCGCCGACTGGCGCCAGGAGCCGATGGACGTGCGGCTGGTGTCGGGCGGCCTGCTGCTGCAGGACGCCGACCGGTTCCCGAACGAGATCGAGTCGCTCGTCGACGGGTGGCAGTTGGTCACCGGCGAGCGTCCCGCGGACGAGGACCTGATGAACCTGTCGTTCGCGTGGAAGACCTGCCGGGCAGTGAAGTCCAACGCCATCGTGCTGGCGAAGGCCTCGGCCACGGTCGGGATCGGCATGGGCCAGGTCAACCGCGTCGACTCGTGCCGGCTCGCGGTGGAGCGGGCCGGCGACCGTGCGGCTGGTTCGGTCGCGGCATCCGATGCGTTCTTCCCCTTCGCCGACGGCGTGCAGGTGCTGCTCAACGCCGGCGTGCGCACGATCATCCAGCCCGGAGGCTCGGTGCGCGACGAAGAGGTCATCGACGCGGTGCGGGCCGCCGGTGCCACGATGTACTTCACCGGGGAGCGTCACTTCTTCCACTGA
- a CDS encoding AlkA N-terminal domain-containing protein translates to MPGFDERYSAIHARDARFDGQFVTAVRTTGIYCRPSCPARTPKPGNVEFFDTSAAAHEAGYRACKRCLPEAAPGSPAWDLRGDTAGRAMRLIADGVVEREGVPGLAARLGYSSRHLSRLLTAELGAGPLALARAHRAHTARMLLVGTDLPIADVAFSAGFASVRQFNDTVREVFGMPPQQLRARRPGTRAGQGPDADPGADAGAIDLVLPVRPPFDVDGLFAWMSARAIAGVETATATSFARTLALPGGPAWFRLRAAGPDRVRLDARLTRLGDLPTLVARARRLFDLDADPVAVDEALGRHPELRASLASTPGMRVPGAADPHEMLIRAMVGQQISVAAARTALVRLTEALGERVPAHEGTDRLFPTMAAIAEHGADVLRGPAARVRALTGAAGLMASGELTLSPGDDAADQRARLLALPGVGPWTADYVRMRVTGDPDVLLPGDVAARTGAAALGIPADPAGLVAWSARTAPWRTYLTAHLWRAALRPPAGQHTPPEPTPEPAPEPEGVPA, encoded by the coding sequence ATGCCCGGATTCGACGAGCGCTACAGCGCCATCCACGCGCGCGACGCGCGCTTCGATGGCCAGTTCGTCACGGCCGTGCGCACGACCGGCATCTACTGCCGCCCCAGCTGCCCCGCGCGCACACCCAAGCCCGGCAACGTCGAGTTCTTCGACACGAGCGCTGCCGCCCACGAGGCCGGCTACCGCGCCTGCAAGCGGTGCCTCCCCGAGGCCGCACCGGGATCGCCGGCCTGGGACCTGCGCGGCGACACCGCCGGCCGCGCCATGCGCCTCATCGCCGACGGCGTCGTCGAGCGCGAAGGCGTGCCGGGCCTGGCCGCGCGCCTCGGATACTCCAGCCGGCACCTCTCGCGCCTGCTCACCGCCGAACTCGGCGCCGGCCCCCTCGCGCTCGCCCGCGCCCACCGCGCGCACACCGCCCGCATGCTGCTCGTCGGCACCGACCTGCCGATCGCGGACGTCGCCTTCTCGGCGGGCTTCGCCAGCGTCCGCCAGTTCAACGACACCGTGCGCGAGGTCTTCGGGATGCCGCCCCAGCAGCTACGCGCTCGCCGTCCCGGCACCCGCGCAGGCCAGGGCCCCGACGCCGACCCCGGCGCCGACGCCGGCGCCATCGACCTCGTCCTCCCCGTACGCCCGCCGTTCGACGTCGACGGGCTCTTCGCCTGGATGTCCGCCCGTGCCATCGCCGGCGTCGAGACGGCGACGGCGACCTCTTTCGCACGCACGCTCGCGCTCCCCGGCGGACCGGCCTGGTTCCGCCTGCGCGCCGCAGGCCCCGACCGGGTGCGGCTCGACGCCCGGCTGACCCGGCTGGGCGATCTGCCGACGCTGGTGGCGCGGGCGCGGCGGCTGTTCGACCTGGATGCCGACCCCGTCGCCGTCGACGAGGCGCTCGGGCGCCACCCCGAACTGCGCGCCTCGCTCGCTTCGACCCCGGGCATGCGGGTGCCCGGCGCCGCCGACCCGCACGAGATGCTCATCCGCGCGATGGTCGGGCAGCAGATCTCGGTGGCGGCCGCCCGCACCGCGCTGGTGCGGCTGACCGAGGCGCTGGGGGAGAGGGTCCCGGCCCACGAGGGCACCGACCGGCTGTTCCCGACGATGGCGGCCATCGCCGAGCACGGCGCCGACGTGCTGCGCGGGCCGGCCGCCCGCGTCCGGGCACTCACCGGCGCGGCGGGACTGATGGCGTCGGGCGAGCTGACGCTCTCGCCCGGCGACGACGCCGCCGACCAGCGGGCACGCCTCTTGGCCCTCCCCGGTGTCGGGCCGTGGACGGCCGACTACGTGCGCATGCGCGTGACCGGCGACCCCGACGTGCTGCTGCCCGGCGATGTCGCCGCCCGCACAGGCGCTGCCGCCCTCGGGATTCCCGCGGACCCCGCGGGTCTCGTCGCCTGGTCCGCGCGCACCGCGCCCTGGCGCACATATCTGACCGCCCACCTCTGGCGAGCCGCCCTGCGCCCACCCGCCGGGCAGCACACGCCCCCCGAACCGACCCCCGAACCGGCGCCGGAACCCGAAGGAGTCCCCGCATGA